The following is a genomic window from Planctomycetia bacterium.
CCAGCACTGTTTACCTGAGTGCAAGCGAGTCGCAGTGTAGTGAGCTTCGTGAATCCCTTCAACTGCTTAAGCCCCCAATTGGTGACCCTGGTTCCATCGAGAGAAAGAGATTCCAGTTGTTTCATTTTTTGCAGATGCTTGAGCCCTTCGTCGGTAACTCGCGTGCCGTAAGTTTCTAATGGGTGGGCGCCAAGCATGAGCGAGCGCATCTTTTGAAGGTTGGCGATTTCCTTGATCCCCTCATCGCTTATGTCCGTAATACATAGGTTTAATTCTTCGAGATTCACCAGTTTACCAATACTCTTCATCGCTGCATCGGTAATGGGCGCCCGATCGAGATTAAGAAAAGCCAGCTGTTGCAATCCAGCTAATTCATTTATGACTTCATCGGTCATCTCACTTTTCTTAGGCCAGCGAGAAGACACTTCCAATGATCGAAGTTGAGGGAAAACCTTCATTTGCTTGAGTAACGAGGCTGGCGCTTTTGAAAGGATGATGTTGATACCGATAATCGGCTTACCCTGAGCATTTTCATCCCGTTCTATGCTGGCCCCATGTTTCACCAGTTCTTCGAGCACCTTGTCGTGTGATTCATCTGCATGCAAAGCAACAGGAAAAAAAAGCAGTACCAGGGCGACAAGTGACAAACTGCGCACAACAGCATGCATGTAGATCATCCTTGCTCGAATGAACGAATACCGTTTTGAAAATGCGCGAGAACGAAGAACCTTTCAACTGACTGCATAATTAATCAAGCAGCCCCTGGCTTAATTCGCGTAACCTTTTGAGCACACGAGACTTGGCAATCAATACCGCATTAACGCTTAGTTCCATGGCCTGAGCAGTTTCACGGGCTGAAACGCCTTCAACTACCTGTCGTCGAAACGCCTGCCAGGTGGCCGGAGAAAACTCTGTTTCCATTTGAATCAGCAGTTGCTCAGCTACATGAGCATCATGCTCTCGATCCCACTGCAGGCTTAAGGGGCTTTGCGAATCAGCCAATTGTTCAAGTGCACCCAGGAAGGCCCCCTCATCCGTTTCCGAAACAGGTCGTTTTTGTCGCCACATCAACCGCAACCGGTTCACCGTCGTCGTTCTCAGCCAGGCACGAAATGCACCAGTGCGCTGTGAATGTTCAAATTGATTCAATTTGTTGAAAACCGTCAGCAACACGTCTTGAACAATGTCATCCATGTCCGATTCTGAACGGGAATGCGTTTTCAACCACTTGCGAATGAGCGGCTGATAGATGGCTGCAAACCGGTTCCACGCCTGGTCATCAGGCGATTGACAGAGCCTTTCCAGCAAACTCAACGATGTTATCTTGGATGTCATGCAGCCTTATCTTGATGGGATTCAAGTGACTTATTGAGAAATCGATTTTTCTTTTGCAGTGATGCCATAGCTATTATATTTCTTTCAATCATAATAAACGATCGCGTATGCTTGAAATCAGTGCGTGCTCAAATCCCTGACACCCTTCCTATATTAAAAATACAGGAACTCTTGGGAAGGAACATGAATGCCTCGGCGAGAGGAATGAGCACGACATTTCATCTGGATGCGTGTAATCCTCGTGCAGATGAATTTCCGACTTAAAATCTTGAATTGACACCGGGTTAATTGATTAATTTGTGACGCCTTCCCGTGAAGATTATCATGAATGCCCGTTTGAATGATCCAGATGAATCGCAGAAATGATGCGGATGGGCTACACCTTCTTACCAAACCAAAACGGCAAATCTAAGAATAAATCCATGAATTTTTGTCTGGTAACTCTATGTACCAGCAAACATACTGCTTCATATTCTTAAGCGTAAAGTTGATGTCGTTTGTCGGAAAAAAATGGAAATATTTTCGCTGCATTAGTTCTCCGGGAACCCCAACACCACAGCAGCGAAACAGCAGTAAAATGCGACACCCTAAAACCGCGTAAAACCCCTAGATTTCTCGAGGTTTTTGAAAACGCGTGATACGTTTTGAGACGGTTTTCACCCTTTTTCCGACCAGCCCTCTACTAACTGTTTTTTACTAACACCATTATCAGCCACTCTCTGCGATTGCACCACTCCATAACCATGCCATTTTTAGTCGCAATAAGCGCTGGTTAACATCCAATTTCAACGTTTATCAATACTAATGGACTCGGAAGGTTCTGCAAATCTATCAGGTGTCGTTGTTATTGCTGATGTCACTTGAGCCGGGATGGATTCGTGAACATTCCCCATGCGATGCGCTTCCGCATAAAGCTGGCGAAGGATAGCTGCATAGGTTGCCGCATCGTGACTGCGGCCATCCCGATCCTTCAGCTCAGTTCGCAACGAGTCCAGCGACTGCCTGGGTGCTACTTCTTCCAGCATCTGCCGCAGGTCTGATTCGGAATGACGGTGGAACCACCCTGTGAGGAACTCCCATTCTGACAGCGTGACAGCCGGGATGCCATCACTGACACGACAATACATGCCGATAAGCCAGGCGAGAGCCTGCTGTACTTCCCGATGCTTGCCATGAATCCGCCAGAACCGTCGTCGCCGAATTTCCGTTTCGTGGGGCATGAAAGTAGAAGGTGGCAGCCAGGTGCCTGATTCCCTGGCACGCTCCATGGCCTGTTCATATTCATGCAATGCCTGGGGGAAGTCCGGTTCATTACGGAAGTATCCCTTCTGGTGATAGAGGCGGAAGTGGGATAACCATTCTTCGTCCGCAATCTGCTCGTCGTCGGGGACCTCTGGTTCGGGAGGGGCCAGTAATCGTTCCAGCCGTGCCAGGCGTGATGCGATACTGGCGGACCGGCTCACTCTGCGGAAGGTTTTGGACATATGGCTTTAAGTCAGGACGTGGTTACCATCTTCAAACCGTTCTTCGATAGACCGCAATCGGGCATCGAAGTCTTCATGGTCGCGAAGTTTACAGCTCAGTTCGATAATGGCCCGTGCAGCACCTAACCGGGCGGAAGACGAATGGGCCGTACCCAGCAACTGGATGAGTGTTCTTGCTGCTTCACTGGTGGCAGCATTCAATACCGAGAGGGTGCGGAAGATGATTTCACGGCGTACGTCCTGCAGGGTTTTCTGGAAGTCGGGGGCTGCAACACGGCGGAAGGCAGTAGCACGACTGATACCAGCACGTCGGGCAGCAGTTTCCACGTTGGCACCGCACGCCATGGCCTGCAGGAAGAGTTCATCTGATTTCCGTCGGCGCTTGGCCATCAGTTCCCTCCTGGTCGCACTGCCTTCTTACCCGTGAACTGCTCCCAGCGCTGCACAATAATATCGCAGTAAAGTGGGTCCAGTTCCATCAGGTAGGCTTTGCGTCCCAGTTGCTGACAGGCAATGAGCGTGGAACCACTGCCACCGAAGAGGTCGAGAACGTTCTCCCCTGCTCTGCTCGAATACTCAATAGCACGGGCTGCCAGTTCCACGGGCTTCTCCGTCAGATGTACCATGCTCTGGGGATTGACCTTCTTGATGGCCCACAAGTCGGTGGCATTATTGGGTCCGAAGAACTGGTGAGCTTTCCCCTCTTTCCAGCAGTAGAAACACCACTCATGCGCTCCCATGTAGTCTTTGCGGGTCAGCACCGGATGCTGTTTGTCCCAGATGATGGCCTGGCTGAAGTAGATACCATGGCGTTTGAGTGGTGCTGGATAGTTGGCCACGTTCGCATAACCGCCCCAGATATAGAGACTTCTCCCCGGATCCAGCACACGGGCCATATTACCAAACCAGGCGTCAAGCAGGCGGTCGAACTCCTGCTCGGACACAAAGTCGTTCGCCAGCGGTCTGTCCTTGGCCCTTAGCTTCTTATGGGTGGCTTGAGCTTTCTCGGGGTGTCGTGCCACGTCCAGTTTCTGATGATTCATTGTCTCAAACGAAGACAGCCCCGCCGCAATCGCATTATTGCTTCTCGGTTCGACTTTGACGTTGTACGGCGGGTCGGTGTTTACCAGTTGAATCGTTGCGCCACCAAGCAGCTTGTCCACATCAGTGGCGGAAGCCGAATCGCCACACAAAAGCACATGGTCACCCAGGATAATGCGGTCACCAGGTTGGGTGATAGCGGCATCGGGTGGTTCGGGGATGGCATCAGCATCGGTTACTCCCTCCATGGGTGTGTTGAGCAATTCGTTAAGTTGTTCCTGGTCAAAGCCAATCAGGTCGAGGTCATAGTCCTGCTTCTGCAGTTCCAAGAGTTCTTCTGTCAGCTTGTCATCGTCCCAACTGCTTAACGTGGCAGTCTGGTTGTCCGCAATGCGGTAGGCCTGAATCTGGGACTGGGATAACCCTGTCGCGACATGTACCGGCACTTCCGTCATGCCCAGCTTCTGGGCAGCCTTGTAGCGGGTATGGCCCACCACGATGACACCAGCTTCATCCACGACGATAGGTTGTCGCCAGCCATATTCCCGGAGGGATTCGGCTACCGCATCGATGCCGTTATCGTTATGGCGGGGGTTGTTTTCGTAGGGACGAATACTGTCGAGCGGACGGAGTTCTACTTTCATCGGGATACCGGCACCAGGTGAAAGCACCTATTGTGCGGGGTACCGCATTACGCTCAAAACCACCCAAAACTGCATGATGATATAGGGTTTATCCTCAATTTCCACACTCATAACCCGTCCACGATTTACGTCCATTTTATTTTCGTTTTGACCACTTTCCAATTCATCGAAGTCACTTATCTTCCAAATTAATGGAGCACATTTTCGCCATCAAAGTACGGAGACTTACCCATTCTCGAAGTTCATCGTCGTCTCAAGTTCGTTCATCTCAGGGCCGTATTACCCATCTCCTTCATTCAGAAAAAACACACCCTCGCGGTACGCTTTATCATCGTAGTGCAGTCCCAATGTTCTACACGAGGACTGACACGATGATTTCTGGCTGTGCAACTACAGGAGACAGCAGATGGCAGTGACGAAGAAGCAGTTATCCCCTCCCAGGCTGCGATTATTGGAGCTGATGCAGAAAATGAACTTCTGCAAAATCAGACAACTCCACGTCCACAACGGTGAACCTGTATTTGAACCAGCACCCGAAGTAGTTCAATACCTCAAAATCGGTGGCAACAACGACCCACGAGTCGAAATCCATTTACGAGACTATGCACTGAAACAGTCTCATCTCGAACTGTTTCAGCATTTCAGCGACTTGCAGAGCGGCATCATCGACGAACTCGAAGTTCGTTATGGCCTGCCTCAGGTCCTTCGTATTCAACGTGCCGTTGCCTAGCTGACGGCTGAGTATTTCCTGATGTGGTGCATGATCGATACCGTCATGGCACCAGGGTGGAGACAAGAACGTGGTCAGTAAAACCCTTTTCAGTTCGGCTTCCGACCGCTGGGCAACGCCCCAGGCGGTCTATGCTGCGCTGAATAAGGAGTTTCGCTTTAACTTTGACCCGTGCCCGCTCGATGGGAATGGCGATGGCCTCTCCCCCTTGTTCTGTCCCTGGCGGGGCAAACGGGTGTTCTGCAATCCACCGTACGGACCTGGTATCGGAGATTGGCTCGAGCGGGGCATGGAAGCCAAGGTAGCGGTCTACCTGCTTCCGGCACGCACGGATACCAAGTGGTTCCATCAACAGGTATTACCACACGCCACGGATATTCGG
Proteins encoded in this region:
- a CDS encoding sigma-70 family RNA polymerase sigma factor encodes the protein MTSKITSLSLLERLCQSPDDQAWNRFAAIYQPLIRKWLKTHSRSESDMDDIVQDVLLTVFNKLNQFEHSQRTGAFRAWLRTTTVNRLRLMWRQKRPVSETDEGAFLGALEQLADSQSPLSLQWDREHDAHVAEQLLIQMETEFSPATWQAFRRQVVEGVSARETAQAMELSVNAVLIAKSRVLKRLRELSQGLLD
- a CDS encoding ParB N-terminal domain-containing protein, whose translation is MKVELRPLDSIRPYENNPRHNDNGIDAVAESLREYGWRQPIVVDEAGVIVVGHTRYKAAQKLGMTEVPVHVATGLSQSQIQAYRIADNQTATLSSWDDDKLTEELLELQKQDYDLDLIGFDQEQLNELLNTPMEGVTDADAIPEPPDAAITQPGDRIILGDHVLLCGDSASATDVDKLLGGATIQLVNTDPPYNVKVEPRSNNAIAAGLSSFETMNHQKLDVARHPEKAQATHKKLRAKDRPLANDFVSEQEFDRLLDAWFGNMARVLDPGRSLYIWGGYANVANYPAPLKRHGIYFSQAIIWDKQHPVLTRKDYMGAHEWCFYCWKEGKAHQFFGPNNATDLWAIKKVNPQSMVHLTEKPVELAARAIEYSSRAGENVLDLFGGSGSTLIACQQLGRKAYLMELDPLYCDIIVQRWEQFTGKKAVRPGGN
- a CDS encoding adenine methyltransferase, yielding MVSKTLFSSASDRWATPQAVYAALNKEFRFNFDPCPLDGNGDGLSPLFCPWRGKRVFCNPPYGPGIGDWLERGMEAKVAVYLLPARTDTKWFHQQVLPHATDIRFIKGRLKFGDARNSAPFPSMIVVLGKP